The Quercus robur chromosome 3, dhQueRobu3.1, whole genome shotgun sequence DNA segment GTGTGTATCAGTATGATGAATGACACTTTTTGAATTGAGAGATACAAAGACCTTATGGAACGACTATAAGGATTTCCAAAACTGCATAGAAGTCTTTGCATTGCATGCTTGCTTGCCAAACCTATAAGGATTTCCACACCTACCATTGATTGCatgtttttccttctctttatTGTTGTAAGATTTCTCTTTTGATATGTCATtcttctctctatatatatgcATGGTCTAATATAGCATACATACCTTATTACTGCAGGTTTTACGTGACATTCTTATTATGTGTTTTGTTACATATAGTACCAATCTGTAATAAAGAGAAGATTAGAAGTAGCAAGAAAGAAAGGACTTGAGGAGATGGATTACAACAAAGTTGAATGTGAAGAATCCAAAGTCGGAGAGGTGAAGGAAAAACCCCGTAATATGGAGGTGCGGCGCATTGTAGAACTCAAAGCTGAGAATTTGAAGGGTTTGATCACGGGAGAGAAGCTGAAGAGCTTGATTATGGAAAGGATCAAAGCTGAAAAGCTTAAGAGCTGGACTGTAGCTCTGTCTATGGCTCGATCAAACTTGTGGATAATTGGCGTTGCAACGTTGCTGTTGGGCACCTGTGTAGTGCAGCTGAGAACACTCAGCAAGACTATGACGCCGAGGCTGTTCACGTCCCTTTCTTCTCATCAAGTTGATGTTCCACCGGAAAGTGAGTGCAATTCTTGTTTCACGTATTATGATTAATTGTTCAAAATCAGATAATAGAGAAACACGTAATATGTTAGTCATGTTACATAGATTAAACTAGGTATTCTGTTATaaatatactaatatatatgTAATAGAATGATATTGTAGAGaacatcattttattttcttcttcctgtTTCAACATGATAGCAAAGCTATgtttcaacaattttaacttaaaaGAAGATCTTATGGCTTATGGTATTACCTCTCATTCATAGaaaatatactatatatatatctggACGCCTGCATGGTGCATGtagtaacaatatatataaataattaaatatatggCACAATTTAAGCACAATCTGCTATTGCTTTTTAATAATTGAATGACTATTTTTAAGAACATTTTATCTTTGTTCTTATTAATCTGAAATCTTTCAGCCATTATCTTCAGGAGTTTATGAGAGCAATGGATATCTGATAGTTTCGACTAATGGAGGATTGAATCAAATGCGAGCTGGTGTAAGTACTTTGCTCTGCGTTTGCAGCCTATTCTTATTGCATTCGAAGTTCACTTTCTTTGGGGGTGAACTAGCTAGCTAGGTATCTTAAATATTCCCACAAATGTATCTGATGATGAATTGCCATGATTCTTTTTATGTTGTACATATACAGATTTGTGACATGGTTGCCATTGCAAGATATCTGAATGTCACTCTTATAGTTCCTGAGTTGGATAAAACCTCCTTTTGGAATGATAGCAGGTAGGTCAATTCATATTAACTAGTTtctttgatttaatttaattaatcccTTAGCTAATTTTGAAttggaaaatgttaaaagtatgaattttactataaaatgtCTACAAATTAATGTGATAACAAATATGATTAGTGCtacatcaacaatataataaattaacttcttaattacaattttattctagtGATTTAAATGTTAACACATCAAAATAATTATTGGATTATATCCACATGCCTAAGTTTTTGACCTTATGTTATatcattagaaaaaataaaaataaaattaaatcccTTTATTCAATATGGCAGTAAATTCCAAGATTTATTTGATGTGGATTACTTCATTACATCTTTGAGAGACGAAGTTCAGATATTGAAAGATCTGCCTAAAGAGCTGAAGATAATGGAATACTTACCTTGCTTCTATTCCATGCCACCCGCTAGTTGGTCCAATATGTCCTATTACTATCAAACGGTTGGTTCCCAACTTCAAATATATCATTGCTAGCTGggtaacttctttttttttctctgcaaGTTCTTAGGtatttctattattttcaaGCAGATTCTTCCAATGATAAAAAGGCATGGAATCATGCATTTCACCAAGTCTGATTCTAGGCTTGCAAATAATGGGATTGCTGAGGAGGTCCAAAAGTTGCGCTGCCGAGTGAACTATGAAGCTCTGAGATTCACTACACCAATAGAAGAAATGGGCAAGAAGATTGTCAAGCTTCTGAGGCAAAAAGGCCCTTTCTTAGCTCTTCATCTCAGATATGAAATGGACATGTTAGCGTTCTCTGGCTGTATTGAAGGTTGCAATGACACAGAAATTAATGAATTGACAAAAATGAGGTGATTGATTTTCATTTCTTAATGGCCccaatagtaaattttttttttttttttttgtaagaatcCATTTAGCAACATTGTTTTCCGAATTTtccaatgaaaaaaattgtgtacgtGTTATCAGATATGCCTACCCATggtggaaagaaaaagaaatagactcggagaagaaaagaaaatttggtGGTTGTCCCTTAACCCCCGAGGAAACTGCACTCACATTGAGGGCATTGGATATTGATCCTAGTGTCCAGGTTTATATTGCTGCTGGAAATATATATGGGGGAGAGAGGAGAATGGCAGCTGTGAGatcaatttttccaaatttgGTAAGTTGATTTAACCTAGATTGAGGAGTAGAGTAATGCTAGAAGCCTAGaaacacaatttttcaaaattttttttcacaactattaatttaataaattgttattagaataacattatttttatatgagtCAGTATTGATATTATTtctatttattaatattaatcacaatatgtcaccttaacaattaatttaaaaaaaaaaaaattgtgtacctAAATTTATGGATGGTTGTAAATTGTTAGGGTAAGGTTTGCATGCATGCAGTTGCAGTAAGGTAGGCTTTGGTTACAGTTATATCAATTGTGTTTTGACGTGAAACAGATCAAAAAGGAAACTTTGCTGCCACCCTCAGACCTTAAACCCTTTCGGAAACATTCAAACATGATGGCAGCGTTGGATTATATAGTAGCAATAGAAAGTGACATTTTTGTGCCAACATATGGAGGAAACATGGCAAGAGTTGTTGAAGGCCATCGACGGTAATTTACGTACAGATGATTTAGCCATTAGCACTtaattgttagagatatatattatggCCAAGAGTGACATCAATCCATCTAGTTAACTCAAAATTTGTGTGATTCAATAATTCTTTTGCAGATACTTGGGGTTCAAGACGACAATTATTTTAGACAGAGGGCTTATAGTAAATTTGATAGATGAGTACAAGAATGGAACAATGAGCTGGGACGAATTCTCCCAAGCAGTCAAGACAGGTCATGCTGATCGCATGGGTGGCCCAACAAGAAGAATGGAGATTCTTGGGAAGCCCAAGGAAGAAGATTATTTCTATACTAATCCACAGGAATGTTTGCCAccatttgttaaaaaatcaaagagtgCATGATAGTGAATAGTGATGTTCTTTTGGATTAAACTAGCAGGGTCTAGTCCCCCACATGCAGCTCATGTTCCAGGACTCCAAAAATGTACATCCTGTAACAAAattgaactaattttttttttcttttcatatgcGATTTTGTTTTCTAATCAATGTGCAATACCTTGGAAATGTGATGAGCATACATTCACGGTAGGCccaatccccaaaaaaaaaaaattaagaaattaatataacataattgagcttaaatctatatatttaaaattttaggttaaataatgtctctatatgttatataaaatttaaatttaagtatCAAGAGTCATTGTAGCTCAATTAATACTTTTGACATTTTCGATCAAAAAAGACATTCAatgtttgaatttcattttttcaactatcgaattattttttttctaaaaaaaacccttaatttGAATAATGATGATGGCAAGATCTTTAAGGTGGAGATTGTGATCCCTTTCATGTTAGGCAATAGGATGAGATGCGTGCTCTTTGAGTTATGGACAATGTGcatcacaaacacaaatgaCGCACTTGGAGCCATGGAAGTTCCACatacacaaataataataataataataaggaattttaaattttaatataatataattagacTCAAACTCAAAAGTGTTGTGTCTCCAATGAAATTAAATGCGATGCACTCATTAATGTATTCAATTTTCCTATTCATTTTCATGATTGATATAGGTTTTGCAattgaaatatttaatattaataatggAAAAATTCAACATGACGTCCAACAAAAAACCACATATTCCATGTGAGATGATAAAAGATTCCTTTTATGGGAGCGAATAATTTCTCCTTGACCATGCATGTTTTTTATCAATTTGAATAGGATAATCTTGGTGCAAGTTGGCCCCACCTTTAGTATTCTTTTTACCTCTCATTAAAAAGAGGTTAGTCCTCTAATTCATGGGTCAGAAAGTTATCATCATAGTCTAATCCTTCCATAGAATATGCATTTTTGTAACCAAATGTTATGGATACATCATCTTtgcatttgaatttgaaaactcATAAGCAACTAACAATATTCATCAATGGTGTTGTTGGGACAAGGGACCATATTGGTTATGGAGAAGAGTGTCATATTTTTAGTTAGGTTTTAGATTGGCAAATCCCATGACTTGTAATAGTCAAATGTGTATGTAATGTGTTCAACCATGTTCAAAATGTGTATGTAATGTGTTCTACCATTGGGTTCACAACCcctaaaacaacaacaacaacaacaacccactGTCCTCAACCCCAAAAACAACATCATCTCATTCAAAccctacaaaataaaaatctcctCCCCAACTCTTCCTTATCCCCATAACTACAAAATTCTCATCTTGTGGGGTTTAAAGGAAGGTGTGGTAGACAGTCTTactctaaattttgtttattcatttattttttttgagaagtttgagTCCAAAGCTCTTAAAGTTGAACCATAAAACTTCACCTCTAGCAAgagaaaaaattaagggtattAAAATGCTTGCATTATAAATGATTATTAGGTATTGGTTTGTGATTCCACACAATTTTTTTAGGGGTGGGGAAGTGGAAGattagacccaaaaaaaaagaaaaaaaaaaggaattactATATAGAATTCACATAGACTTGGTCAAAAAAGATGTCTAATTTGTGGAGGTCTTGATTGTGTCTTTaagtaccccaaaaaaaaaaatatatatatatatatatatatattgcattaaGAGCTTATAATTCAATATCACTGTCCGATTTTCCTTATAGATAGAATTTCGATTTAAATCCCTTTTTCACCTTTGttgtaaatactaaataaaggaaaaaaaaaaaaaaaagccattaaCATATGTTTACTTTCACaccatgaagaagaagaactaaACTGTTGgacaaagaaagaatacaaatgaaaatttgaaaaaaaaaaaaaagttgtatatatCATGAATCTCTAAACCAGGGACAGACCTAGGATTTTCAATTAGGGGGGCTGGtgttaagtgaaaaaaaaattttcaaataaacatTTATATAGTAATAACAAACTATCAACCAAgatataaatacacaaaattattgtttcttaatatattctagtaagatgcaatcatctaccaacaaaaacaaaaaaacactaCTTTCATAGCTAAAAATACTTGAGAAGTAATAAATATGAGGTAGTGACGTGTTGGTGACTAAGGGGAAggaaagtgatttttttttttttttttttttgagaagatggtGGAAGGAAAGTGATTGGTAAAACTATTTGAACAATTTAAAAACTATAATGGGTAAATCTGTAAATGAAAGAATCAAAAAGCAATTAATTGCCCACCTGTACCCCTTTTTTTTACGCCTCCCATTGTCCcatttgccctttttttttctccgcACATTTCTAACAGTCTTTCACAACTTCCTATGAAAAAAATCTATACACTTTCAAAGTTCAAATGTTTAGCTCTTTCTCTTTGgctaaaatggccaaataccactatttagcaaaatatgTAAGGATATATGGAAATTCCACTATTTTGTAACTTGAGTTCCTCAAACTTGAGTTTGCCATGTAACTCGAGTTCTAGGAACTCAAGTTCCCTTAAAATCTGCCATTGTGGCACGCACTGAGAAAACTCGAGTT contains these protein-coding regions:
- the LOC126719085 gene encoding rhamnogalacturonan I rhamnosyltransferase 1-like isoform X1, which gives rise to MFFLLFIVYQSVIKRRLEVARKKGLEEMDYNKVECEESKVGEVKEKPRNMEVRRIVELKAENLKGLITGEKLKSLIMERIKAEKLKSWTVALSMARSNLWIIGVATLLLGTCVVQLRTLSKTMTPRLFTSLSSHQVDVPPERVYESNGYLIVSTNGGLNQMRAGICDMVAIARYLNVTLIVPELDKTSFWNDSSKFQDLFDVDYFITSLRDEVQILKDLPKELKIMEYLPCFYSMPPASWSNMSYYYQTILPMIKRHGIMHFTKSDSRLANNGIAEEVQKLRCRVNYEALRFTTPIEEMGKKIVKLLRQKGPFLALHLRYEMDMLAFSGCIEGCNDTEINELTKMRYAYPWWKEKEIDSEKKRKFGGCPLTPEETALTLRALDIDPSVQVYIAAGNIYGGERRMAAVRSIFPNLIKKETLLPPSDLKPFRKHSNMMAALDYIVAIESDIFVPTYGGNMARVVEGHRRYLGFKTTIILDRGLIVNLIDEYKNGTMSWDEFSQAVKTGHADRMGGPTRRMEILGKPKEEDYFYTNPQECLPPFVKKSKSA
- the LOC126719085 gene encoding rhamnogalacturonan I rhamnosyltransferase 1-like isoform X2; translation: MDYNKVECEESKVGEVKEKPRNMEVRRIVELKAENLKGLITGEKLKSLIMERIKAEKLKSWTVALSMARSNLWIIGVATLLLGTCVVQLRTLSKTMTPRLFTSLSSHQVDVPPERVYESNGYLIVSTNGGLNQMRAGICDMVAIARYLNVTLIVPELDKTSFWNDSSKFQDLFDVDYFITSLRDEVQILKDLPKELKIMEYLPCFYSMPPASWSNMSYYYQTILPMIKRHGIMHFTKSDSRLANNGIAEEVQKLRCRVNYEALRFTTPIEEMGKKIVKLLRQKGPFLALHLRYEMDMLAFSGCIEGCNDTEINELTKMRYAYPWWKEKEIDSEKKRKFGGCPLTPEETALTLRALDIDPSVQVYIAAGNIYGGERRMAAVRSIFPNLIKKETLLPPSDLKPFRKHSNMMAALDYIVAIESDIFVPTYGGNMARVVEGHRRYLGFKTTIILDRGLIVNLIDEYKNGTMSWDEFSQAVKTGHADRMGGPTRRMEILGKPKEEDYFYTNPQECLPPFVKKSKSA